GGCCAGGGCGTCGAATGGTGCGTGGTCGGGCTCGACCGCAACTGGGCCTACAATCCGTCCTGTCGCGCCGCCAAGCCTTGATTCGACAAGCCTTGATTCGACAAGGTCCTGATTCGGACCGGCCACGCGGCCAATCGTCGGTCGCCTGAAATTTGTTCTTGAAATGTTCTTATTGCCTGCTAGGCTGATTGCACAGTCTAGTTGAGGGGCGTTGCCATGTTTCACTTTAGATTGCATTCGTTCTCCCGTCTCGTGATCTCGCTGACCCTTGCCGCCGGGCTGATCTCGTGGGCCGGCGGCGCGAAGGCCCAGGACAAGCGGCAGAACGCACCCGGCGAATTCGACTTCTATGTGCTGTCGCTGTCGTGGTCGCCGTCCTTCTGCGAGGAGGCGGCCGAGCGCGGTCGCGGTGGCGGGCGCTCGAATATCCAGTGCGAGGGACGACCCTATTCCTTCGTGGTGCACGGGCTGTGGCCGCAATATGAGAACGGCTTTCCGGAATACTGCCAGCGGCCGTCGCCGCGGCTGAACCGCAACATCGTCTCCGCGATGCTCGATCTGATGCCGGCGCCGGGGCTGATCTTCAACGAGTGGGACAAGCACGGCACCTGCTCCGGGCTCGATGGCCGCAATTATTTCGAGACGATCCGCAAGGCGCGCGCCGCGATCAAGATCCCGGCCGAATATCTCGATTTGTCGGAGGCCAAGACCGTCGCTCCGGCCGACGTCGAAGAAGCCTTCATCAAGGCCAATCCGGGCCTGAGCAGCGCCGCTGTCTCGGTCACCTGCAACCGGACCCGGCTGTCCGAGATCCGCATCTGCCTGAGCAAGGATTTGCAGTTCCGCCCCTGCGAAGAACTCGACCGCCGCGCCTGCCGCCGCGACCAGGTGACGATGCCGCCGGTCAGGGGTGGTTAGAGAGCGGGACCTCTCATCGTCATTTCGGGGCATGCGACGCGTCGAACACGGAATCTCGAGATTCTAAGGTGCGCAATTGCGCACCATAGCTCGGTGCTAACGCACCGCCCCGGAATGACAGCAGTTACTTTCATCGCGCGATGTCGTAACTCTCCGCCATGAACTACCGCCACGCCTTTCACGCCGGCAACTTCGCCGATGTCATCAAGCACATCGTGCTGGCACGCATCCTGACCTATTTGCAGGACAAGCCGGCCGCCTTCCGCGTCATCGACACCCACGCCGGTGCCGGCCTCTATGATCTCGACAGCGACGAGGCGCGCCGCAGCGGCGAGTGGCTGACAGGGATCGCGCGGCTCATGCAGGCGCGCTTCACGAATGAGACAGTCGCACTGACCAAGCCCTATCTCGACATCGTTCGCGCCTTCAACCCAAAGGGCGAGCTCAAAGCCTATCCCGGCTCGCCCTTGATCGCGCGCGGGCTGATGCGGCCGCAGGACCGGCTCGTGGCTTGCGAGCTCGAGCCGAAGGCGCGCAAGGCGTTGATCGACGTGTTGCGGCGCGACGAACAGGCCCGCGTGGTCGATCTCGACGGCTGGATGGCGCTGCCGGCGTTCGTGCCGCCGAAGGAGCGGCGCGGGCTGGTACTGATTGACCCGCCCTTCGAGGCAAAGGACGAGTTCGAAAAGCTCGGCGAGGCCTTCTCCACCGCCTACGCGAAATGGCCGACCGGTATCTATGTAATCTGGTACCCCGCCAAGAGCCGACGCGCCACCGACACGCTGGCGCAACTGGTGGCGCGGACCGCAGCCGCAGCAAAGACGCCGGGAAAGTGTCTGCGTCTTGAATTCAGCGTTGCACCGCAGCTCGACGGCGCAGCCCTCACCTCCACCGGGCTCCTGATCGTGAACCCGCCTTACACACTCCAAGGCGAGCTCAAGACGATATTGCCCGAGCTGGAAATGCCGCTCGGACAAGGCGGCGCTGCCAGATTCCGATTAGAGGTGCCGAAGCCGTAACATCCCGGCATTCTTGGGAAAAATATGCAGTAACGGTAGTCAATCTGCAGAGAACCGTATTATGCTGTTTGTGTGACTGGCTTTACGTTCCGCTTCCGCGAATGGTTGCGGCGGAGTGAAGGCCTAAGAAAGATCCAGTCGGACCGAAGGGTCTGCCCAAGGATGGCCAGCTCTCCCGGGCTTCGTGATGCCCGGTCATGTCGCGACGCGCGTCTGCGTTGCGACGGAGGAGCAATGAGGGGGAGTTTCCCGATGGCCAATACGGGAACGGTTAAGTTCTTCAACGGCGAGCGCGGCTACGGCTTTATCAAGCCGGATGACGGCGGTCGCGATGTCTTCGTTCACATCACCGCTGTTGAGCGCGCGGGACTGAAGGACCTTGCCGAAGGACAGCGTATCACGTTCGAAGTCGAACCGGACAAGAAGGGGAAGGGGCCGAAAGCGGTCAATCTCGTGATCCTTTCGTAGCGGACCCGCCCCAAAAACCTGGCGCAAAAAAAGTCCCGGCCGCAAGCGGCCGGGAGGTTGTTGTCCGGTATTTTCTTATTTGGCTATCAGAAGTGATAGTTCACGCCTGCGCGAACAACGCTGGCGCTATAGCCGTTTGACACGCCTGTAATTGCGAACTGGCTCGACGACAGATCGACGTAGAGATATTCGAGCTTCGCGCTCCAGTTCGGCGCGAAGCCGACTTCCGCGCCGACGCCTGCAGTCCAGCCGGCAGTAGTGTGCGACTCCGTCCAGCCGAATGTCTGCGCGCGCAGCTCGCCGAAGGCGAGGCCGGCGGTGCCGTAGACCAGCACGTTGCTGAAGGCATAGCCGGCGCGGCCGCGCAGCGTGCCGAACCAGGGATTGGAGAACTTCCACGGCGCGAAAGTGTCGTCGGCGCCTGCGGCCTGGATGTCGCCCTCGACGCCGAACACCCACGGGCCGTTCTGGAAATTGTAACCAGCCTGCACGCCGCCGACGAAGCCGGAGGGCTTCACGGGTGTGTTGCTCACCGAGCCCCATTCATAGCCGAGATTGGCGCCGAGATACGGGCCGGCCCAGCTATAGGCATTGAGCGGCTGATTGACCGTATAGGGCGCACGCTGCCCGTAACTGAGATCGGCGGCCCCTGCCGAAGCCGTCCAGCCGGCTGCAACCAACGCGGCTGCGCCCACAACGAGCCCCTTCATCACACACTCCAACGCAACTGCCGCAACCGGGTGCGATGCCCGCGCCGCCGCGCAAGGCCAGACCGCATGGTTACGGAACCACCACTTTTTCGCGTAAGATTTATTGAGAGTTTTAAGTTAAAGGGCTGTTAAGACCTGTTACCGCGCTGTTAACAGACTTAAGGAAGCGTTACCGGGAACTCGGCGCGCCATTCTGTGCGTGCGTCACGGCCGGAACTTCAAATCGGTCCCCCCAGCGCCTAAATTCGCACCATGGTTCACGATTCCACCGACAATCCGGACGACGCACGCGCGCGCAAAGCGCCGCGAGCCGCGACCGCCGACGTCCCGCCCGAAGGGCTGACACCGCCGGACCTCGATCCCGCGGTTGCCGGTGGCGATGACGAGGACGATGCGCGGCTGCCGGATATTCTGGAAGAGAGCGGCGCGATCGGCGAAGAGCCGCTGGCGACCGGTCACGAGGCGATCGAGCGTGCGGTCCGGCTCGCGCCGACCTCGCCCGGCGTCTATCGCATGCTCAGTGCGCATGCCGACGTGCTCTATGTCGGCAAGGCCAAGAACGTCAAAAAGCGGCTGTCCAACTACGCGCGCCAGAGTGCGCCGCTGCCGGCGCGCATCCTGCGCATGATCGCGGCCACGGTGACCGTGGAGATCGTCTCGACCACGACCGAAACCGAGGCGCTGCTGCTGGAAGCCAACCTCATCAAGCAGCTGCGGCCGCGCTTCAACGTGCAGCTGCGCGACGACAAATCGTTTCCCTACATCCTGATCACCGGCGACCATTGGGCGCCGCAGATCCTGAAGCACCGCGGCGCGCAGACCCGCCCGGGGCGCTATTTCGGTCCGTTCGCCTCCGCCGGAGCCGTCAACCGCACCATCACGGCCTTGCAGCGCGCGTTCCTGATCCGCTCCTGCACGGATTCCTTCTTCGAGAGCCGCTCGCGGCCCTGCCTGCTCTACCAGATCCGCCGCTGCGCCGGTCCCTGCACCCGCGAGATCGACTTCGGAGGCTATACGACGCTGGTACGCGAAGCGACCGACTTCCTGTCCGGCAAGAGCCAGGCGGTGAAGCAGGAGCTTGCCGGCGAAATGGAGAAGGCGTCCGGCGAGCTCGAATTCGAGAGTGCGGCGCTCTATCGTGATCGCCTCGCCGCGCTGTCGGCGATCCAGTCGCAGCAGGGCATCAATCCGCGCACGGTGGAGGAAGCCGACGTGTTCGCCATCCACCAGGAAGGCGGCTTCTCCTGCGTCGAAGTGTTCTTCTTCCGCACCGGACAGAACTGGGGCAACCGCGCCTATTTCCCGCGCGCGGAAAAGACCTATACCCCGGAGGAAGTGCTGGGCTCATTCCTCGCCCAATTCTATGACGACAAGCCGCCGCCGAAGACCATCCTGCTCTCGCATGAGATCGAGGAGAGCGACCTGCTTGCCAACGCGCTGTCGATCAAGGCCGGCCACAAGGTCGAGGTCACCACGCCCAAGCGCGGCGAGAAGAAGGAGCTCGTCACCCACGCGCTGACCAATGCGCGCGAGGCGCTCGGCCGCAAGCTCGCGGATACCGCGACCCAAAGCCGCCTGCTCGACGCCATGGCGACGACGCTGAGCCTGCCGCATGCGCCCAAGCGCATCGAGGTCTACGACAACAGCCATATCCAGGGCACCAATGCGGTCGGCGCCATGATCGTCGCCGGCCCGGACGGTTTTGTGAAAAACCAATACCGCAAGTTCAACATCAAGTCGGAAGGGCTCACGCCCGGCGACGATTACGGCATGATGCGCGAGGTGCTGGAGCGCCGCTTCAAGCGTCTGATCAATCCGCCGGAAGAGAGCGCCACCAAGGCCAAGGACGACGATTTCCCGCAATGGCCCGATCTCGTGATCATCGACGGCGGCCGCGGCCAGCTCAACGCCGTCAGGGAGATCTTCACCAATCTCGGGCTCACCCAGGTGTCGCTGATGTCGGTCGCCAAGGGGCCGGACCGGGATGCCGGCCGCGAGACCCTGTTCATGCCGGAGCGCGAGGCGATCAAGCTGGAGCCGCGCGACCCCGTGCTCTATTTCATTCAGCGCCTGCGCGACGAGGCCCACCGCTTCGTCATCGGCTCGCACCGCAAGCTGCGCAAGAAGGACATTCGCGAGGCTGGCTTGCAGGAGATTCCGGGCATCGGCCCGTCACGCAAACGTGCCTTGCTGCACCATTTCGGAACCCTGAAGGAGATCGAACGGGCCTCGATCGCCGATCTCGGCAAGGTTCCTGGGGTGAGCGCCGAGAGTGCCCGCAGGATTTTCGACTATTTCCATCCCCAGCCGGGGTGAACTAAACGGGCTGTAGTCATATGGTCGTCGCATCCCGCACCCCAATTGGGGACGGACGGTTGACCTTCAGGCTTGAGCGGTATTGGTAGGACGGATGAACATCGCCACGACACGAGGGACGACCAGCCGCGCGATGTCCCTCCCGAACATCCTGACCTATGGCCGGATCGCCGCGATCCCGGTCGTGGTCGGATGCATCTATGCGCAGTCGATCATGGACTACCCGCTGTGGCTGCGCTGGGTTGCGGTCGCGATCTTCATCGGCGCCGCGGTGACGGACTATCTCGACGGCTATTACGCGCGGATCTGGAATCAGCAATCGGCGTTCGGCCGGATGCTCGACCCGATCGCCGACAAGCTGCTGGTCGCCTCCTGCCTCTTGATGCTGGCCGCCGACGGCATCATCCACGGCTGGTCGCTGTGGGCCGCCATCGTGATCCTGTGCCGCGAGATCCTGGTCTCGGGCCTGCGCGAATACCTCGCGGCGCTGCGTGTCAGCGTGCCCGTGACCAAGCTCGCCAAATGGAAGACCACCGTTCAGCTCGTCGCCATCGGCTTCCTGCTCGCCGGTCCGGCCGGCGACGAGGTCATTCCCATGGTGTCGCTGATCGGCCTCGTCCTGCTGTGGGCCTCGGCGATCCTGACCATGTACACCGGCTACGACTATTTCCGCGCCGGCATCCATCACCTCATCAAGGAGGATGAGGGATGAAGGTGAAGTACTTCGCCTGGGTGCGCGAGCGCGTCGGCAAGGCCGAGGAGACGATCGAGCCGCCCGCAACCGTGCGCACCGTCGAGGAGCTGATCGCCTGGCTGTCCGGCCAGAGCGAGGCTTATGCCTACGCCTTCGAGAAGCCGAAGGTGATCCGCACCGCGATCGACCATGCCCACGTCAAGGCCGACGCCGCAATCGCGGGCGCCCGCGAGATCGCGTTCTTCCCGCCGATGACTGGCGGCTAGATCATGACCTCCCCTGTCACCACCTGCCCCGTCACCATCCGCATCCAGGAAGACGATTTCGACATCGCGCGCGAGATCGCGGTCCTGACCAAGAGCCGCACCGATATCGGGGCGGTCGTGAGCTTCTCCGGTATCTGCCGCACCGACGACGATAGTTCGAAGATCGCGGCGCTCACGCTCGAGCATTATCCCGGCATGGCAGAAGAAGAGATCAAGCGCCATGCCGACGAGGCTACATCGCGCTGGCCGCTCAACGGCGTCACGGTCATCCATCGCGTCGGGCGGTTCATTCCCGGCCAGAACATCGTGCTGGTGCTCACCGCCTCGCAACACCGCCGCGCGGCGTTCGAGGCAGCCGAATTCCTGATGGACTATCTCAAGACCAGCGCACCGTTCTGGAAGAAGGAAGAGAGCGCCACCGGCACCGGCTGGGTCGAGGCGCATGCCCGTGACGACGAAGCCGCCGCACGCTGGACCCGATCCTGATGGCAAGAGCTGTGAGAAAGCCTACGCGCGGCCGCGCCGCGCCAAAACTCGCGAAGGTCGGACGCGGCGAGCTGCTCA
This portion of the Bradyrhizobium diazoefficiens genome encodes:
- a CDS encoding ribonuclease T2 family protein yields the protein MFHFRLHSFSRLVISLTLAAGLISWAGGAKAQDKRQNAPGEFDFYVLSLSWSPSFCEEAAERGRGGGRSNIQCEGRPYSFVVHGLWPQYENGFPEYCQRPSPRLNRNIVSAMLDLMPAPGLIFNEWDKHGTCSGLDGRNYFETIRKARAAIKIPAEYLDLSEAKTVAPADVEEAFIKANPGLSSAAVSVTCNRTRLSEIRICLSKDLQFRPCEELDRRACRRDQVTMPPVRGG
- a CDS encoding 23S rRNA (adenine(2030)-N(6))-methyltransferase RlmJ, giving the protein MNYRHAFHAGNFADVIKHIVLARILTYLQDKPAAFRVIDTHAGAGLYDLDSDEARRSGEWLTGIARLMQARFTNETVALTKPYLDIVRAFNPKGELKAYPGSPLIARGLMRPQDRLVACELEPKARKALIDVLRRDEQARVVDLDGWMALPAFVPPKERRGLVLIDPPFEAKDEFEKLGEAFSTAYAKWPTGIYVIWYPAKSRRATDTLAQLVARTAAAAKTPGKCLRLEFSVAPQLDGAALTSTGLLIVNPPYTLQGELKTILPELEMPLGQGGAARFRLEVPKP
- a CDS encoding cold-shock protein; this translates as MANTGTVKFFNGERGYGFIKPDDGGRDVFVHITAVERAGLKDLAEGQRITFEVEPDKKGKGPKAVNLVILS
- a CDS encoding outer membrane protein, giving the protein MKGLVVGAAALVAAGWTASAGAADLSYGQRAPYTVNQPLNAYSWAGPYLGANLGYEWGSVSNTPVKPSGFVGGVQAGYNFQNGPWVFGVEGDIQAAGADDTFAPWKFSNPWFGTLRGRAGYAFSNVLVYGTAGLAFGELRAQTFGWTESHTTAGWTAGVGAEVGFAPNWSAKLEYLYVDLSSSQFAITGVSNGYSASVVRAGVNYHF
- the uvrC gene encoding excinuclease ABC subunit UvrC, producing the protein MVHDSTDNPDDARARKAPRAATADVPPEGLTPPDLDPAVAGGDDEDDARLPDILEESGAIGEEPLATGHEAIERAVRLAPTSPGVYRMLSAHADVLYVGKAKNVKKRLSNYARQSAPLPARILRMIAATVTVEIVSTTTETEALLLEANLIKQLRPRFNVQLRDDKSFPYILITGDHWAPQILKHRGAQTRPGRYFGPFASAGAVNRTITALQRAFLIRSCTDSFFESRSRPCLLYQIRRCAGPCTREIDFGGYTTLVREATDFLSGKSQAVKQELAGEMEKASGELEFESAALYRDRLAALSAIQSQQGINPRTVEEADVFAIHQEGGFSCVEVFFFRTGQNWGNRAYFPRAEKTYTPEEVLGSFLAQFYDDKPPPKTILLSHEIEESDLLANALSIKAGHKVEVTTPKRGEKKELVTHALTNAREALGRKLADTATQSRLLDAMATTLSLPHAPKRIEVYDNSHIQGTNAVGAMIVAGPDGFVKNQYRKFNIKSEGLTPGDDYGMMREVLERRFKRLINPPEESATKAKDDDFPQWPDLVIIDGGRGQLNAVREIFTNLGLTQVSLMSVAKGPDRDAGRETLFMPEREAIKLEPRDPVLYFIQRLRDEAHRFVIGSHRKLRKKDIREAGLQEIPGIGPSRKRALLHHFGTLKEIERASIADLGKVPGVSAESARRIFDYFHPQPG
- the pgsA gene encoding CDP-diacylglycerol--glycerol-3-phosphate 3-phosphatidyltransferase; translated protein: MNIATTRGTTSRAMSLPNILTYGRIAAIPVVVGCIYAQSIMDYPLWLRWVAVAIFIGAAVTDYLDGYYARIWNQQSAFGRMLDPIADKLLVASCLLMLAADGIIHGWSLWAAIVILCREILVSGLREYLAALRVSVPVTKLAKWKTTVQLVAIGFLLAGPAGDEVIPMVSLIGLVLLWASAILTMYTGYDYFRAGIHHLIKEDEG
- the moaD gene encoding molybdopterin converting factor subunit 1; translated protein: MKVKYFAWVRERVGKAEETIEPPATVRTVEELIAWLSGQSEAYAYAFEKPKVIRTAIDHAHVKADAAIAGAREIAFFPPMTGG
- a CDS encoding molybdenum cofactor biosynthesis protein MoaE — translated: MTSPVTTCPVTIRIQEDDFDIAREIAVLTKSRTDIGAVVSFSGICRTDDDSSKIAALTLEHYPGMAEEEIKRHADEATSRWPLNGVTVIHRVGRFIPGQNIVLVLTASQHRRAAFEAAEFLMDYLKTSAPFWKKEESATGTGWVEAHARDDEAAARWTRS